The following proteins come from a genomic window of Brevibacillus antibioticus:
- a CDS encoding MFS transporter, whose product MPSMIYLLAVAIFAMTTSEFMVAGMMNELADDFGVSIPSIGYFITAYAGAMVIGGPILTATLLHIRRKQALLSLVVFFFLGQSLGAMAWNYESMMLARILTGIASSAAFGISVSISASLVPPHSRGKAASIVLAGLMIATVIGLPLTTVIAQYFGWRMSFWAVAVVVLLSGVLIQWLLPSDAHKDQMNVKDELASFQNPHLWAAYATSMLIIGGTFAAFSYFTPILTDVTAFSEGSIPYLLALYGIATVIGNIVIGRLADRFAMRILVSGLSILLAALVLFAVGAENKWIAVLSIVLIGLTGVAMNPAMIARVMNTAGSGTMVNTVHTSFITLGVAIGSSLGGIGISSGYGLISPLWVGACLAAIGLLSIVPYLQKSKV is encoded by the coding sequence ATGCCGTCGATGATTTATTTGTTAGCGGTAGCGATTTTTGCGATGACGACTTCTGAATTTATGGTGGCTGGCATGATGAATGAGCTTGCCGATGATTTCGGTGTATCGATCCCATCCATCGGGTATTTCATTACGGCGTATGCGGGTGCAATGGTCATAGGAGGCCCGATACTAACGGCAACTCTCCTGCACATTCGCCGAAAACAAGCGTTACTTTCATTGGTTGTCTTCTTCTTCTTAGGCCAATCGTTAGGAGCAATGGCTTGGAATTACGAATCGATGATGCTTGCACGTATCCTAACCGGTATTGCTTCATCCGCAGCGTTTGGCATCTCCGTCAGTATTTCAGCCAGCTTGGTTCCTCCTCATTCACGTGGAAAGGCAGCTTCGATTGTTTTGGCAGGCTTAATGATTGCTACTGTCATCGGTCTCCCGCTGACAACCGTGATTGCACAATATTTCGGCTGGAGAATGAGCTTTTGGGCAGTTGCCGTCGTCGTATTGCTATCAGGGGTATTGATTCAATGGTTGCTCCCTTCCGACGCACACAAAGACCAGATGAACGTAAAGGATGAGCTTGCCAGTTTTCAAAATCCGCACCTTTGGGCCGCGTATGCAACGAGTATGCTGATTATTGGCGGTACCTTCGCAGCGTTTAGTTATTTTACTCCGATTCTTACGGATGTAACGGCTTTTTCGGAAGGGAGTATCCCGTATTTGCTTGCCCTTTATGGCATCGCGACCGTGATCGGAAATATCGTGATTGGCAGACTTGCTGATCGTTTTGCCATGCGAATCCTTGTATCGGGATTAAGCATACTCTTAGCAGCATTGGTTCTGTTTGCCGTAGGCGCCGAAAATAAATGGATCGCTGTGCTGTCCATTGTTCTGATTGGGTTGACAGGTGTTGCGATGAATCCGGCCATGATCGCACGAGTTATGAATACAGCAGGCAGTGGGACAATGGTAAACACTGTGCATACTTCCTTTATTACATTAGGTGTTGCCATTGGTTCTTCCTTAGGCGGGATCGGAATTAGTAGTGGTTACGGACTTATTTCACCATTGTGGGTAGGCGCTTGTTTAGCTGCTATTGGGTTACTTTCAATCGTTCCCTATCTGCAAAAGAGCAAAGTGTAA
- a CDS encoding ATP-dependent Clp protease ATP-binding subunit: MHCEICKQREATVTVHIRVQNQQQKYDLCKDCQTKLTNKMGVGMGFSPFSSFSGLDEFLQGFAQGRVSPGKSSSQPQAPERGGGILDDLGRNLNDAARAGLIDPVIGREQEIERVIEILNRRNKNNPVLIGEPGVGKTAIAEGLALRITEGQVPTKLKNKQVYILDVASLVAGTGIRGQFEEKMKQVIAELQKRKNVILFVDEIHLLVGAGSAEGSMDAGNILKPTLARGELQLIGATTLKEYRVIEKDAALERRLQPVMVKEPTVEQAIEILKGLRPKYEAFHQVAYSDEVIRASVEYSHRYIQDRFLPDKAIDLMDEVGSRLNLRSSVVDTSELHERLAQINQEKKEATEQEAYERAARLRDEEAGILEKLDQIEGKEQRVKVDVTDIQALIEQKTGIPVTKLQSDEQMKMKNLAAHLEAKVIGQSEAVTQVAKAIRRSRAGLKPKNRPIASFLFVGPTGVGKTELSKALAEELFGTRDSMIRLDMSEYMEKHAVSKLIGSPPGYVGHEEAGQLTERVRRNPYSIILLDEIEKAHPDVMHMFLQILEDGRLTDSQGRTVNFKETVIIATSNAGVSERKISVGFGAKAPELTTVLDSLGAYFKPEFLNRFDSIISFAHLEKQDLVKIVDLLLQDVMGNLSEQGMEISVTDAAKEKLAELGYNPSFGARPLRRVIQQYVEDGIADLVMEGDNVTAMLIDVEEEGIRVKKA, encoded by the coding sequence ATGCATTGTGAAATCTGCAAACAACGAGAAGCAACTGTGACTGTTCATATACGTGTACAAAATCAGCAGCAAAAATACGATCTGTGCAAAGACTGCCAGACAAAACTGACCAACAAAATGGGGGTGGGCATGGGTTTTAGTCCGTTCTCCTCCTTCTCTGGATTGGATGAGTTTCTGCAAGGCTTTGCCCAAGGTCGGGTGAGTCCGGGAAAATCTTCCAGTCAACCACAAGCACCAGAGCGTGGCGGAGGTATTCTCGATGACCTAGGCCGTAATTTAAACGATGCGGCACGTGCAGGACTGATTGACCCTGTGATTGGTCGCGAACAAGAAATTGAGCGTGTCATTGAGATTTTGAACCGACGCAACAAGAACAATCCGGTTCTGATCGGGGAACCAGGGGTCGGGAAGACCGCGATTGCGGAAGGCCTCGCTCTGCGTATTACGGAAGGGCAAGTACCGACCAAGCTGAAAAACAAGCAGGTATACATTTTAGATGTCGCCTCTCTGGTTGCAGGGACAGGAATTCGCGGACAGTTCGAGGAAAAAATGAAGCAAGTAATTGCCGAGCTGCAAAAACGCAAAAACGTCATCTTGTTTGTGGATGAGATTCATCTCTTGGTAGGGGCAGGCTCTGCGGAAGGATCGATGGATGCAGGGAACATCCTGAAGCCTACACTGGCTCGTGGTGAGTTGCAGCTGATTGGGGCAACTACGTTAAAAGAGTATCGTGTGATTGAAAAAGACGCTGCTCTGGAGCGCCGCCTGCAGCCAGTCATGGTCAAGGAACCAACCGTAGAACAAGCCATCGAGATTTTGAAAGGTTTGCGTCCGAAATACGAAGCATTCCACCAAGTCGCTTACTCGGATGAAGTCATCCGTGCCTCCGTGGAATACTCCCATCGTTACATCCAGGATCGATTCTTGCCCGACAAGGCGATTGATCTCATGGATGAAGTGGGCTCGCGTTTGAACCTAAGATCCTCCGTGGTGGATACGTCAGAGTTACATGAGCGTCTGGCGCAAATCAATCAGGAGAAAAAGGAAGCGACGGAGCAAGAAGCGTACGAACGAGCTGCCCGTCTGCGAGACGAAGAAGCGGGCATTTTAGAGAAGCTGGATCAAATCGAAGGCAAGGAACAACGCGTCAAGGTTGATGTCACAGACATCCAAGCCTTGATCGAGCAAAAGACGGGGATTCCTGTTACCAAACTGCAAAGTGATGAGCAGATGAAAATGAAAAACCTGGCAGCTCATTTGGAAGCAAAAGTCATTGGTCAATCCGAGGCGGTCACACAAGTCGCGAAGGCGATTCGACGCAGTCGTGCAGGTCTGAAACCGAAAAACAGACCGATTGCTTCCTTCCTGTTCGTCGGTCCGACTGGCGTAGGGAAGACAGAGCTGTCCAAAGCGCTAGCAGAGGAGCTGTTTGGTACCCGCGATTCCATGATCCGCCTCGATATGAGCGAGTACATGGAGAAGCACGCGGTATCCAAATTGATCGGTTCTCCCCCGGGCTACGTCGGCCATGAAGAAGCAGGTCAGCTGACAGAGCGCGTACGCCGCAATCCGTACAGCATTATCCTGCTGGATGAGATCGAAAAAGCACACCCGGACGTGATGCACATGTTCCTGCAAATTCTGGAGGATGGCCGTCTGACAGATAGTCAGGGCCGTACGGTGAATTTTAAGGAGACGGTCATCATTGCGACGAGCAATGCCGGTGTGAGCGAGCGTAAAATCTCCGTTGGCTTTGGAGCAAAAGCGCCCGAGCTTACTACCGTGCTGGATTCTCTAGGAGCGTACTTCAAGCCGGAGTTCCTGAACCGCTTCGACTCGATCATTTCCTTTGCCCATCTGGAAAAACAGGATTTGGTCAAAATCGTCGATCTGCTGCTGCAAGATGTTATGGGCAATCTATCTGAGCAAGGAATGGAGATCAGCGTGACAGATGCCGCAAAAGAAAAGCTGGCTGAATTGGGCTACAACCCTTCCTTCGGAGCACGTCCATTGCGTCGCGTGATTCAGCAATACGTCGAGGATGGCATTGCGGATCTGGTGATGGAAGGAGACAATGTGACAGCAATGCTAATTGATGTAGAAGAAGAAGGCATCCGTGTCAAAAAAGCATAA
- a CDS encoding YqaA family protein, which yields MLQNILDFLMEYGYLGMFIHSFADAVIFPVPAFFLQVPLSLVDPSQALWIATVGYIACLIGTPVGYFIGKVLGKSVLYKILKKEWIDSATEMFQKKGEVAIFIGSFTPIPFKVFTIMSGCLKFPLWKLLGYAAIGRAVKFYAVGLLFYFYGKMAENMVHNVSLYIFLIMVPLILVGLWVKKIVTKRRQLKMENAGVSNGINEKVLNK from the coding sequence ATGCTTCAGAACATTTTAGATTTCTTAATGGAATACGGCTATTTGGGAATGTTCATCCATTCTTTTGCAGACGCAGTCATCTTTCCCGTTCCTGCCTTCTTTCTTCAAGTGCCACTTAGCCTCGTTGATCCTTCTCAGGCATTGTGGATTGCAACGGTAGGCTATATCGCTTGTCTCATAGGGACACCCGTCGGTTATTTTATCGGTAAAGTACTAGGTAAATCCGTTCTGTACAAAATCCTCAAGAAGGAATGGATTGACTCTGCCACAGAGATGTTTCAAAAGAAGGGCGAAGTCGCGATCTTCATCGGTTCATTTACACCGATTCCGTTTAAAGTATTTACAATCATGTCGGGTTGCTTGAAATTCCCGTTGTGGAAATTACTTGGGTATGCGGCAATTGGACGGGCAGTCAAATTTTACGCAGTCGGATTATTGTTTTATTTTTACGGTAAAATGGCGGAAAATATGGTCCATAACGTTTCTCTCTATATATTCCTCATCATGGTGCCGCTCATCTTGGTCGGATTATGGGTGAAGAAAATTGTTACCAAGCGCCGCCAGCTGAAAATGGAAAACGCTGGTGTCAGCAATGGCATCAATGAGAAAGTACTGAATAAATAG
- a CDS encoding PLP-dependent aminotransferase family protein, whose translation MHKYLQLQNELETLIESLSYRDGDRLPSIRELASRYQCSKSTVIRTLDELEKRHLIYSVDRSGYYVVKKQRKIQPADTSIIDFATSAPDPDLFPYIDFQHCINKAIETYKNDLFIYGTTQGLPSLIAVVAKLLGNHQVFTDPGNIFITSGVQQALTLLCSLPFPNGKETILIEQPSYHLFIDSLQVRKHPVVGIKRTAQGIDLEELESIFRTGEIKFFYTMPRYHSPLGTSYSRKDKQRIVELAQQYDVYLVEDDYMADLEHDSKADPLFTYDRFSRTIYVKSYSKIIFPGLRLGVAVLPDALKDSFNQHKRLMDIDSSMLSQAALEIYLKSGMFERHKQKIRSSYHRRSNLLMTSLNHFSANEEHLFTFQPLAYPGIHTHIVLNDSTPVPAVINQLKKRSILVDATDKNYLMGFPQENMLKLNVSYAKEAVIEQGIDVLMDVLRRMQR comes from the coding sequence ATGCACAAATATTTGCAGCTTCAAAATGAACTCGAAACGTTGATTGAAAGCCTCTCCTATCGAGACGGAGACCGACTTCCCTCCATTCGGGAGCTCGCCTCTCGCTACCAATGCAGCAAAAGTACCGTTATCCGCACCTTGGATGAGCTGGAAAAGCGTCATCTTATCTACTCGGTCGACCGAAGTGGCTACTACGTCGTGAAAAAGCAAAGGAAGATACAACCCGCAGATACGTCGATAATCGATTTTGCGACCTCTGCTCCCGATCCTGACCTCTTTCCTTATATCGACTTTCAACACTGCATCAATAAAGCGATTGAAACCTATAAAAACGATCTTTTCATTTACGGAACCACGCAAGGCTTGCCATCGCTCATTGCTGTCGTCGCCAAGCTACTTGGGAACCATCAGGTTTTTACGGACCCAGGCAATATTTTCATTACCTCCGGTGTCCAACAAGCTCTAACCCTGCTGTGCAGTCTTCCTTTTCCAAATGGGAAAGAAACGATTCTGATTGAGCAGCCCAGCTACCACCTTTTCATTGACAGCTTGCAAGTACGCAAGCATCCTGTCGTGGGGATCAAGCGCACTGCCCAAGGGATCGATTTAGAAGAGCTGGAGTCTATTTTCCGAACGGGAGAAATCAAGTTTTTCTATACAATGCCTCGCTATCATAGCCCGCTCGGTACGTCGTACAGCCGAAAGGATAAACAGCGCATTGTGGAGCTTGCTCAGCAGTACGACGTCTATCTCGTGGAAGACGATTACATGGCAGACCTTGAGCATGACAGCAAAGCCGATCCCCTCTTTACCTATGACCGCTTTTCTCGCACGATTTATGTAAAAAGCTATTCCAAAATTATTTTTCCCGGGCTCCGTCTGGGTGTAGCTGTTTTACCTGACGCGCTTAAGGATTCCTTCAACCAACACAAACGACTCATGGATATTGACAGCTCCATGTTATCTCAAGCTGCGTTGGAAATTTACCTAAAAAGCGGAATGTTCGAGCGCCACAAGCAAAAGATACGCAGTTCCTATCACCGGCGATCCAACCTGCTGATGACGTCCTTGAACCATTTCTCGGCGAATGAAGAGCATCTGTTCACCTTTCAGCCCCTTGCATATCCGGGGATTCATACGCACATTGTTTTGAACGATTCCACCCCGGTCCCTGCTGTTATTAACCAGCTCAAAAAACGCTCGATCCTTGTGGATGCTACTGACAAAAATTACTTGATGGGCTTTCCTCAAGAAAATATGTTGAAGCTGAATGTGTCCTATGCCAAGGAAGCAGTGATTGAGCAAGGGATTGACGTGTTAATGGATGTGTTACGCCGCATGCAGCGTTAA
- a CDS encoding DMT family transporter — MKDQQKAILAALLNAGITGLSFLFLKMALAVTNPVDTLAHRFTVAFIVASIPIVFGWIKLSIKPKDMLTIIPLAMLYPILFFTLQAFGLVYTTSSEAGIIQATVPIFTMIMAAFFLGESSTWLQKLSTLLSVGGVVYIFAMKGMGVSSSSGSSIGTILILLSAFSLAGYSVLARKMTKSFHYIDMTYMVALLGFLFFNGWSVIRHSAEGTLSNYFAPFASSAFIISIVFLGILSSLMTSFMTNFALSKMEASKLSVFNNLSTLVTIVAGVIFLQEQLAYYHLIGAVMIIFGVIGTNFLGAKLKKQKHTPQSKSTSV, encoded by the coding sequence ATGAAAGACCAACAAAAAGCGATTCTTGCGGCATTACTGAACGCAGGGATTACCGGCTTGTCGTTTTTGTTTTTGAAAATGGCACTCGCTGTAACCAACCCAGTTGATACTTTGGCACACCGTTTTACCGTGGCATTTATCGTTGCTTCTATCCCGATCGTGTTTGGGTGGATCAAGCTGTCCATCAAACCAAAAGACATGCTTACGATTATACCGCTCGCCATGCTGTACCCCATTCTGTTCTTTACCCTTCAGGCGTTTGGACTGGTGTATACCACTTCGTCTGAGGCGGGGATTATTCAAGCAACCGTTCCGATTTTTACCATGATCATGGCGGCATTCTTTTTGGGAGAGTCTTCTACGTGGCTGCAAAAGCTGTCCACGCTTTTATCCGTAGGAGGTGTCGTGTACATTTTTGCAATGAAGGGGATGGGTGTAAGCTCAAGCTCAGGGAGCAGTATCGGTACCATTCTCATCCTGTTATCCGCGTTTTCTTTGGCGGGGTATAGTGTTCTGGCGAGGAAAATGACAAAGTCCTTTCATTATATAGACATGACGTATATGGTGGCGTTACTCGGATTTTTGTTTTTTAACGGCTGGTCAGTCATTCGCCATAGTGCAGAGGGGACTTTATCGAACTATTTTGCCCCTTTCGCCAGCTCGGCATTTATCATCTCGATTGTATTTTTGGGGATACTGTCCTCGCTCATGACGTCCTTTATGACCAACTTTGCCTTGTCCAAGATGGAGGCATCCAAACTCAGCGTGTTTAACAATTTGTCTACGTTGGTTACGATCGTGGCAGGCGTTATCTTTTTGCAGGAACAACTGGCATACTACCATCTTATTGGCGCAGTAATGATTATTTTCGGGGTGATTGGGACGAATTTCCTAGGGGCAAAATTAAAAAAACAAAAGCACACGCCTCAATCGAAATCCACATCTGTGTGA
- a CDS encoding ABC transporter ATP-binding protein, whose translation MKKIIHLDSIEKRFADTVVVPSFSLSIEEGEFLTLLGPSGCGKTTLLRMIAGFEQPTTGEIFLDEKPLSHVPPYQRDMNMVFQQYALFPHMTVEQNILFGLKMKKVNAAEQQKRLEEVLQYVQLTELRKRTPKQLSGGQQQRVAIARAIINNPRVLLLDEPLGALDYQLRKSLQLELKNLQKNLGITFIYVTHDQEEAMAMSDRIAVMNKGRIEQIASPAEIYNSPQTLFVATFIGENNIFRENGTNAAVRPEKIKLYPVDSDKDKHKKLGTIADAVFLGNLRKVFIRLEGQDMTVMAHQYAGDGLDWQVGDQVAIGWAQTDEVILPC comes from the coding sequence ATGAAAAAAATTATACATCTGGATTCAATTGAAAAGAGATTTGCAGATACTGTCGTCGTCCCCTCTTTTTCTCTCTCCATCGAAGAAGGGGAGTTTTTGACGTTACTCGGCCCCAGTGGCTGTGGGAAAACGACACTGTTGCGAATGATTGCTGGCTTTGAGCAGCCAACGACCGGGGAAATTTTCCTAGACGAAAAGCCCCTCAGCCATGTGCCGCCATATCAACGCGATATGAACATGGTGTTCCAGCAATATGCTTTGTTTCCACACATGACCGTGGAGCAAAACATCCTGTTTGGTTTGAAAATGAAAAAAGTGAACGCAGCTGAACAACAAAAGCGTTTGGAGGAAGTACTTCAGTACGTCCAACTGACAGAATTGCGGAAACGTACGCCAAAGCAGCTATCTGGCGGACAACAGCAACGCGTAGCAATCGCACGGGCGATTATTAACAACCCACGCGTTTTGCTTCTGGACGAGCCATTAGGTGCACTAGACTACCAATTGCGAAAAAGCTTGCAGCTTGAACTGAAAAACTTGCAGAAGAACCTAGGGATAACGTTCATTTACGTCACCCATGACCAAGAAGAAGCGATGGCAATGTCCGATCGAATCGCGGTCATGAACAAGGGACGAATTGAACAAATTGCTTCTCCAGCAGAGATTTACAACTCCCCGCAAACCTTGTTTGTGGCTACCTTTATTGGGGAAAACAACATTTTTCGGGAAAACGGAACGAATGCAGCGGTACGTCCGGAAAAGATCAAGTTGTACCCGGTTGACTCCGACAAGGACAAGCACAAGAAGCTGGGCACCATTGCTGACGCGGTGTTCCTCGGCAATTTGCGCAAGGTATTTATCCGCCTCGAAGGGCAGGATATGACCGTAATGGCACACCAGTACGCAGGTGACGGTCTGGACTGGCAGGTGGGAGATCAAGTGGCCATTGGCTGGGCACAGACGGACGAGGTGATTCTTCCTTGTTAA
- a CDS encoding ABC transporter permease — protein MGALFVLPMLMIAILSFLKRGTYGQVVYEFTLNNYIRIFDPLYGQIFGDTLVVAVLTTVFSILCGYPLAYYISRLEKSTQQIWLLLVMIPFWINFLVRSYAWVIILRSQGVINTFLQSLGIISEPLPLLYNSGSVLLGMVYTLMPFMVLPIYVSLEQMDRRKLEAAYDLGATPWKAFWHVTLPMTKTGVVTGSILVFVSSIGMFVVPDVMGGAKSALIGNVIQNQFLSARDWPFGSALSIVLMLLSMLLILLYFRATKASETKEESA, from the coding sequence ATGGGTGCGCTTTTCGTCCTGCCTATGCTTATGATTGCCATCCTGTCTTTTCTCAAAAGAGGCACGTACGGGCAAGTTGTCTATGAGTTTACGCTGAACAATTACATCCGTATTTTCGATCCGCTGTATGGCCAAATTTTTGGGGATACGCTGGTCGTAGCGGTTTTAACAACGGTATTTTCGATTTTGTGCGGCTATCCGTTAGCGTATTACATTTCACGACTGGAAAAATCGACTCAGCAAATATGGCTTTTGCTCGTGATGATTCCGTTTTGGATCAACTTCTTGGTCCGTTCCTATGCGTGGGTAATCATCCTGCGTTCGCAAGGCGTAATCAACACGTTCCTGCAATCGCTGGGCATTATTTCGGAGCCGCTGCCGCTTCTGTACAATTCAGGTTCTGTCCTGCTCGGGATGGTGTACACACTCATGCCGTTCATGGTCCTGCCGATTTATGTGTCACTGGAGCAGATGGATCGTCGCAAGCTGGAAGCAGCGTATGATCTGGGCGCAACACCTTGGAAAGCTTTTTGGCACGTGACTCTGCCGATGACCAAGACAGGTGTCGTCACTGGGTCGATCCTCGTATTTGTTTCTTCCATCGGGATGTTCGTCGTTCCGGATGTCATGGGAGGAGCGAAATCGGCTCTGATCGGAAACGTCATTCAAAATCAGTTTTTGTCTGCGCGTGACTGGCCGTTCGGTTCTGCCTTGTCCATCGTGCTGATGCTATTGTCCATGCTGTTGATTCTTCTTTATTTCCGCGCTACCAAAGCGAGTGAGACAAAGGAGGAATCGGCATGA
- a CDS encoding ABC transporter permease: MKTLRRNALSGYSWLMLVFLYLPILILVLYSFNDSRINATWTGFTWKWYVSLFENRQVMQALMNSMTIGVISSVIATVLGTAAALAVKHYSLRWSNIFNGLMYLPIVIPEIMMGLAMLVLFSQVHMELGKVTLILAHVTFSMPYVMVIISGRLADMGKELEEASQDLGATPWETLRYVTLPLIMPGIIAGFLMAFTLSLDDFIISFFVAGPNSTTLPLYIYGLVKRGVSPEVNALSTLLIVSTVLLVVVAEIFRRKDSKNNQSIF; the protein is encoded by the coding sequence ATGAAAACATTACGTCGAAACGCACTATCTGGATACTCGTGGCTGATGCTCGTCTTTTTGTATCTGCCAATCTTGATCCTTGTCCTTTATTCGTTCAATGATTCACGGATCAACGCTACGTGGACTGGTTTTACGTGGAAGTGGTACGTTTCTTTGTTTGAAAACAGGCAGGTCATGCAAGCGCTGATGAACAGTATGACGATTGGGGTTATCAGCAGCGTCATTGCAACCGTATTGGGTACGGCTGCTGCTCTGGCGGTCAAGCACTATTCCCTGCGTTGGAGCAATATCTTCAACGGGCTGATGTATTTGCCGATCGTCATCCCGGAGATCATGATGGGGTTGGCTATGCTCGTGCTGTTTAGCCAGGTACATATGGAGCTGGGGAAAGTGACCCTGATCCTGGCGCATGTTACGTTTAGCATGCCGTATGTAATGGTCATTATCTCTGGTCGTTTGGCTGATATGGGCAAAGAACTGGAAGAAGCGTCTCAAGATTTGGGAGCAACTCCATGGGAGACATTGCGCTATGTGACGCTGCCACTGATCATGCCAGGGATCATCGCAGGCTTCCTGATGGCGTTTACCCTGTCGCTGGACGATTTCATTATTTCGTTCTTCGTGGCTGGTCCGAATTCGACCACATTGCCACTCTACATTTATGGGTTGGTAAAACGAGGCGTCTCGCCAGAAGTGAATGCACTCTCGACACTTTTGATCGTGAGTACTGTGCTGCTGGTTGTGGTGGCAGAGATTTTCCGCCGTAAAGACTCGAAAAATAATCAATCTATCTTTTAG
- a CDS encoding ABC transporter substrate-binding protein: protein MKRFKSLMIGALTAVLAVTAVGCSSSSKQEQQVLNIYSWADNFDQDVIKDFEQKFNVKVNYDVYGSNEEMLAKVQAGASGYDLIQPSDYMVGTMIQLGLLEELNKANIPNMGNIVSTFKTPPYDKENKYSLVYTWGITGIAYNKKYVKETPTSWNDLWNEAYKGRVIMLNDPREVMGMALIKNGFSNSTTNKDELEKSFADLKKVVPNVVAFDTDNIKQKMIAEEAWVGMVWSGDAAFIHAQNPDVDYVIPKEGATIWADTLAIPKGAKNKEMAEKFINYLMDPEVSVKNYESIGYSNPNEKAYPLHSEEYRSNKMVFLDTADIGRAEWLVDVGETLQQYDRYWTEMKSGR, encoded by the coding sequence ATGAAACGTTTCAAGTCCTTGATGATCGGCGCTTTGACCGCCGTACTTGCGGTGACTGCTGTAGGTTGCTCATCGTCATCTAAGCAAGAGCAACAAGTATTGAATATTTATAGCTGGGCAGACAACTTCGACCAAGACGTCATCAAAGATTTTGAGCAAAAATTCAACGTCAAGGTTAACTATGATGTATACGGCAGCAACGAAGAAATGCTGGCAAAAGTTCAAGCAGGTGCATCCGGCTACGACCTGATTCAACCTTCCGACTACATGGTAGGCACCATGATTCAGCTGGGTCTGCTGGAAGAGTTGAACAAAGCCAACATCCCGAACATGGGCAATATCGTGTCTACGTTCAAGACACCTCCTTATGACAAAGAAAACAAGTATTCACTCGTATATACATGGGGCATTACCGGGATCGCGTACAACAAGAAATATGTAAAAGAAACTCCGACAAGCTGGAATGATCTGTGGAATGAAGCTTACAAGGGCCGTGTCATCATGCTGAACGACCCGCGTGAGGTTATGGGAATGGCACTGATCAAAAATGGCTTCTCCAATAGCACGACGAACAAAGATGAATTAGAAAAGTCCTTTGCTGATTTGAAAAAGGTAGTACCGAATGTTGTTGCTTTTGATACAGACAACATCAAGCAAAAGATGATTGCGGAAGAAGCATGGGTCGGAATGGTTTGGTCCGGTGACGCCGCTTTCATTCACGCGCAAAATCCAGATGTTGATTACGTCATTCCGAAAGAGGGCGCAACGATCTGGGCAGATACGCTGGCAATTCCAAAAGGCGCTAAAAACAAGGAAATGGCTGAGAAGTTCATCAACTACCTGATGGATCCAGAAGTCAGTGTGAAAAACTACGAATCGATTGGCTACAGCAATCCGAACGAAAAAGCATACCCACTGCATAGTGAAGAATATCGTTCCAACAAGATGGTCTTCTTGGATACAGCAGACATTGGCCGTGCGGAGTGGCTGGTGGATGTAGGAGAAACCTTGCAGCAGTACGACCGTTACTGGACTGAAATGAAGAGCGGCAGATAA